TTGAGCCTCATAACACCTCTTCCCAATGCACTATTTCTCTAGTCCTAGCATGAAACATGGGGAACAGCACTACTGTCACTGAGATCATTCTTCTGGGACTCACAGATGCTTGTGAATTACAGATGCTCATCTTCGTGGGGCTCCTCCTGACCTACCTTATCACACTGCTAGGGAATCTCCTCATCATTCTTGTCACTCTGATGGATCATCGCCTTCACACTCCCATGTACTATTTCCTCAGAAACTTTGCTGTTCTGGAGATCTGGTTCACTTCTGTCATCTTTCCCAAGATGCTGAACAACATCCTAACAGGCAAAAAGACCATCTCCTTGGGAGGATGTTTCCTGcaattctttttctacttctttctagGAAGCACAGAATTCCTCCTCCTGGCTGTCATGTCCTTTGACCGGTATGTGGCAATCTGTAACCCATTGCGTTATGCCACCATCATGAGCAAAAGGATCTGTGTCCAGCTAGTGCTGTCTTCATGGTTGGGAGGTTTCCTTCTCATCATTATACCTAGTGGCATCACATTTCAGCAGCCTTTCTGTGGCCCCAATGTCATCAATCATTTTTTCTGTGACAATTTCCCATTGCTAG
The window above is part of the Gracilinanus agilis isolate LMUSP501 unplaced genomic scaffold, AgileGrace unplaced_scaffold60209, whole genome shotgun sequence genome. Proteins encoded here:
- the LOC123256519 gene encoding olfactory receptor 49-like — translated: MGNSTTVTEIILLGLTDACELQMLIFVGLLLTYLITLLGNLLIILVTLMDHRLHTPMYYFLRNFAVLEIWFTSVIFPKMLNNILTGKKTISLGGCFLQFFFYFFLGSTEFLLLAVMSFDRYVAICNPLRYATIMSKRICVQLVLSSWLGGFLLIIIPSGITFQQPFCGPNVINHFFCDNFPLLELVCADTSLVELMGFVVANISLLGTLSVTAPCYGHILYTVLRIPSAKERQKAFSTCSSHIIVV